From the genome of Rhodopirellula islandica:
GAGTTGGATCGTTGATCAGCCCGCCCGCATCTGCCCAAGCGTTGAAAATTCAAATGTCCACAGGCGAAGTCATGAAGACCAAGGGACAGGTGGATACCAACGAAGCGCTGCCCACCAATCCCCCAGACGACGACCGACGTTATCGCCCGACATCCCGAATGGGACTGGGCGGACTCGCAGCCGGAAATGGATTCAACACCATTTCGAATGATGAAGAAATCCTCGCCATGCTGAACGCAGCCTGGGATTCTGGGATCCGGTACTTTGACACCGCACCGTTTTACGGTCTGAGTTTGAGTGAACGGCGGTTTGGAGATTTGCTCCACAACAAAAAACGGGAAGACTATGTTCTGTCGTCGAAGGTGGGGCGTCTCCTGACACCCTCGGCAGAACCATTGCCCAAACGATGGCACTGGGCCAACCACTCTCCCTTTCACTACCGATACGACTACACGGCGGCGGGAACGCGTCGATCGGTCGAAGACAGCCTGCAACGCATTGGTGTCTCCTCACTCGACATCGTCTTCATTCACGACCTCTCACCTCAGAACAGTGACTTTGGTGCAGACTGGCTCAAGTACTTTGACGAAGCCGCCAAAGGCGCCATGCCAGAGCTCACCAAAATGCGTGAGGAAGGCATCATCAAGGCCTGGGGATTTGGCATCAACTCTCCCCACGCGATCCACAAAGCGGTGGACATTGCCGCCCCAGACATCTGTTTGTTGGCACTTCAGTATTCGATTCTGGAACATCAAGAAGCGCTGGAGAAAACGTTTCCGCTCCTGGACGAGCATGGCATTTCCGCTGTGGTCGGAGCACCACTCAATGGCGGCTACTTGGCAGGACGAAACCGCTTCAACTATTCCAGCCTGATCCCAGATGCAATGAAGCAAAAATTCGCGGCAATCAACGAGGTCGCGAACAGGCACGGGATCGACATCAAGACCGCAGCTCTGCAATTTGCCGAGGCTCCCTCGACGGTGTCCGCCATCATCCCTGGTGCTCGAACGGCTCAACAGGTGAACGAGAATGTGGCTGCGATGAAAGTCGATATTCCCGGAGCCTTCTGGGACGAACTGAAATCGAAAAAGCTCATCGCCCAGAACGCGCCCACGAAGGCATGAGACCTTGGACTACTCTTCGATCCGGTAGATCGCGTCGGCGGTTCGCATGATCAGCGCGTTGCCATCGACGGCTGCTGAGGCGAGCGTGCGTTCGCCGAGATCGTTTTCCGCCAGGACCTTGTAATCGGGACCTGTCGCCACGACGGTCGTCACGCCAGATTCGTTGGTGTAATAGATCTTGTTGCCCACCAAAATCGGTGACGAGGAAAACCCACCGCCCACGCGTTTCTTGTAGACGATGTCGCCGGTTGCCGCTTCCACACACATCGCGATTCCATCGTCACTGACCGAGTAAATGAACTCGTCGTCGGCGAGCATCGATGGGGTGTGGGGCACATTCTTGTTGAGCGACCATTTCAGATGCGTGTCGGTGACATCACCTGATCCAGTCGGATCGATCGCCAGCATGCTGGGCGTGTCGTAACTGGTCGACAAATAGACCAATCCGTTGTGGTAGATCGGTTTGGGGATCACGGAGTATCCCGAGTAACGCACTTGCCAAATCACATTGCCATTGGCGGGGTCAAGTGCCAACACACAATCACTGCCGGGCGCGATGACTTGTTTCTGCCCATCGACCACAATCGTCAACGGGGTGCAAAACGAAAACTTCCTCTTGGCGTCGATGGGACGTTTGACTTCCCACGCGATCTTGCCCGTTGCGGCATCCAGTGCAACGACCTTGGGATCGCTCGCTCCGTCGCACGTGAAAATCAACTTGTCGTCGACCAACACCGGAGTGCCACCGTTTCCGTGGACCGGTTTGAAGAACAGGTCGCGGTTCTTCCAAATCAGTTTTCCATCGAGATCGACACACGCCGTTCCTTGATATCCAAAGTGCACGAACACGCGGTTGCCTTCCACGATCGGCGTGGGGCTGGCATGGGAGTTCTTCTTGTGAATCCTGGCACTCTTCTCGGCGGTTTGCTGCATGAGTGGAACGGACTTCAACAGCTTGCCACTGTTCGCATCGAGAACGATCAACGTAAGATCAAATTCTGTCTTGCTCGAATCAGATTCTGAATCCGCGGGTATCGCCGCCGAAACGAAGATCCGCCCATTCGCAATCACGGGAGACGACCAACCTTCCCCGGGCAACTCCGTTCGAAAAGCAACGTTCTTCTCAGGTGACCATTCCGTGGGAACGCTGGCGTCCGCGTCTGCAATTCCGTTGCCCGATGGTCCTCGGAAAATGCTCCATTCCTCTGCATGGGCGCGGTTGTGTGACGAATCAAACGCAACAACGCTGGCAGACAACAGAACGATGCAAACGGCAAGGTTGCCGAACCGGGAATGGATCATGGGAAGTGGATGCAAAAGATGGCGGAGGTGTCAAGCAAAACGAATCGCAAGCCATGATAGCCGATGTTGGGTCCGCTAAAATTGAAGACCGTGTTCCATGTGATCCATCTTCCCCCAACGAATGAGTTCGCCATGACGAGACGCCCCGAACGTGAATCCTCCATCTCATTGACTCGGCGGCAATGGCTGATCTCAGCGGCGGCCAGCAGTGGCATGCTGTTGCAAGCCAACGAGCGAATTTGGGCGAATGAGCCGGAAGCTTCCGAAACGCCTCATTTCTGGTACCGCTTGGCTCCCGAAGGCCCCTACATCGATTCCCAACGCGGCAACAAAGCCTTTGGTTTCGGACAGGGGAAAGTGTTTCTGTCCGAAGACAACGGTCAAACCTGGCCTCACAACGCCATTTTTCGCGATGCGGACAACATCACCTTCAGTTGCATTTTGGGAAACGGGAATGTCCTGTTCGCCACACGCACGCGTTTGTTTCTCAGCACCGACAATTTGACGACCTACCAAGAAGTGGTTGTTCAAGACACCGACGGCAGCGACTACGTTCCTCATCAACCGCTCGATCCAGAGAACCCAGGCTGGTACTTTCATCCGCTCGATGGCGTTCACACCTGGGAAGTGAACGGATCGGAAATGTTGGTGTGGGGCAACTATTGCAACGTGCTGGGCGGAGCCGTGCCGGTCAACATCTACTATTCGACCGATCAAGGCGCGACCGTCAAAATCGCGTACGCCTTCGGCCAGAGCCCCACGTTCCAACAACCCGGCGCGGGGCCCAGCGATCTGCTGGGCAATCCTGAAAACTCAGTGGTGTGCCGACACGTTCACTGTGTGACCTACAACCCAAATGAAAACGCTTTCTACGCCTGCACTGGCGACCACGATCGCACCGATGCCGACGGCAACAACCACCAAGAATGCCACTGGCTTCGCGGAATCTACGACGCTGCAAACGACACATGGGATTGGACGGTGTTGGTTTCGGTCAATTCGAACTCCCGATACAAATCGGGGGGAATCAACTTCGTCGACGGGCAACTTCACTGGGCCGCCGATGCCAACGGCAAGAACGGCACGATGCCGCACGACCGCGGCATCTTCCGTTGTGACCCTGCTGATCTGGCGGATCCAACGAAGCACGAATTGTTGTTCAACCCGCACTACGAATCCGCCAACATGATCATCGAAGACAGCGTGATCCTGTCGGCCCACTACGCTCCTGCATCACCCTATGCAACCGGTATCATCTATTCGCCTGACCTGGGCGAGACTTGGGCGCAGTACGACCTGAAGGAGTTTGGTCAACGAAGTGCGATCCGATTTCACCAAAAGAACAGCGACGGCTGGTTTCGCGTCGATTTGCGAAAGGGCTGGATCGAACGCGGCGAAGTCCTGTTCATCAAACCCAAACCCATTTGACGCCGTTCCGGAAAGTCGTCCCTGCATCCGAACCACACAAGCGAAACCGATCACATGGGATTCCAACCTTCCCACCGAACCATGGCAAGAACTGCCTTTGCGTTGCTCCTTTCGTTCGCGTTCGCCTGTCA
Proteins encoded in this window:
- a CDS encoding aldo/keto reductase, whose protein sequence is MSTGEVMKTKGQVDTNEALPTNPPDDDRRYRPTSRMGLGGLAAGNGFNTISNDEEILAMLNAAWDSGIRYFDTAPFYGLSLSERRFGDLLHNKKREDYVLSSKVGRLLTPSAEPLPKRWHWANHSPFHYRYDYTAAGTRRSVEDSLQRIGVSSLDIVFIHDLSPQNSDFGADWLKYFDEAAKGAMPELTKMREEGIIKAWGFGINSPHAIHKAVDIAAPDICLLALQYSILEHQEALEKTFPLLDEHGISAVVGAPLNGGYLAGRNRFNYSSLIPDAMKQKFAAINEVANRHGIDIKTAALQFAEAPSTVSAIIPGARTAQQVNENVAAMKVDIPGAFWDELKSKKLIAQNAPTKA
- a CDS encoding PQQ-like beta-propeller repeat protein, yielding MIHSRFGNLAVCIVLLSASVVAFDSSHNRAHAEEWSIFRGPSGNGIADADASVPTEWSPEKNVAFRTELPGEGWSSPVIANGRIFVSAAIPADSESDSSKTEFDLTLIVLDANSGKLLKSVPLMQQTAEKSARIHKKNSHASPTPIVEGNRVFVHFGYQGTACVDLDGKLIWKNRDLFFKPVHGNGGTPVLVDDKLIFTCDGASDPKVVALDAATGKIAWEVKRPIDAKRKFSFCTPLTIVVDGQKQVIAPGSDCVLALDPANGNVIWQVRYSGYSVIPKPIYHNGLVYLSTSYDTPSMLAIDPTGSGDVTDTHLKWSLNKNVPHTPSMLADDEFIYSVSDDGIAMCVEAATGDIVYKKRVGGGFSSSPILVGNKIYYTNESGVTTVVATGPDYKVLAENDLGERTLASAAVDGNALIMRTADAIYRIEE
- a CDS encoding beta propeller repeat protein; this encodes MTRRPERESSISLTRRQWLISAAASSGMLLQANERIWANEPEASETPHFWYRLAPEGPYIDSQRGNKAFGFGQGKVFLSEDNGQTWPHNAIFRDADNITFSCILGNGNVLFATRTRLFLSTDNLTTYQEVVVQDTDGSDYVPHQPLDPENPGWYFHPLDGVHTWEVNGSEMLVWGNYCNVLGGAVPVNIYYSTDQGATVKIAYAFGQSPTFQQPGAGPSDLLGNPENSVVCRHVHCVTYNPNENAFYACTGDHDRTDADGNNHQECHWLRGIYDAANDTWDWTVLVSVNSNSRYKSGGINFVDGQLHWAADANGKNGTMPHDRGIFRCDPADLADPTKHELLFNPHYESANMIIEDSVILSAHYAPASPYATGIIYSPDLGETWAQYDLKEFGQRSAIRFHQKNSDGWFRVDLRKGWIERGEVLFIKPKPI